The following are encoded in a window of Methanobrevibacter ruminantium M1 genomic DNA:
- the proS gene encoding proline--tRNA ligase has product MENFSEWFHEILEKAEITDSRYPIKGMSVWLPYGFQIRRACLNIYRDLLDSEHDEVLFPLLIPEEELAKEGIHVKGFEDEVYWVTHGGQKELNEKLAIRPTSETAMYPMFSLWVRSHIDLPIKQYQVVNTFRYETKHTRPLIRVREITTFAEAHTVHSSPEEAAEQVETGIEIYKELFDEMGIAYLISKRPVWDKFPGAEYTMAFDTIMPDGKTLQIGTVHNLGQTFAKTFEITFENKEGNHEYAYQTCYGISDRVIAAAIAAHGDEKGLILPPRIAPKQITIIPIIFKDGGEEVMAKCLEIKKSLESKGIRVQMDTRDIRPGKKFFDWELKGTPLRFELGPRDLKNNVAILGRRDTGEKIEISLEDDLPSKVEDLLMEIEENLKAKSWKAQEDKLITLESLDNVGEIVDEEKVVKFYWCGEEECGKEIEEETEVDILGINEENIKTDKICPHCGKPAKHVALMAKTY; this is encoded by the coding sequence GTGGAAAATTTTAGTGAATGGTTCCATGAGATATTAGAAAAGGCAGAAATTACAGACTCAAGATATCCTATTAAAGGAATGAGCGTATGGCTCCCTTATGGATTTCAAATAAGAAGAGCATGCTTAAACATCTACAGAGACCTGCTTGACAGCGAACATGATGAAGTATTGTTCCCACTACTTATTCCAGAAGAGGAACTTGCAAAAGAGGGAATTCATGTAAAGGGATTTGAAGATGAGGTCTATTGGGTAACCCATGGAGGTCAAAAGGAATTGAATGAAAAGCTTGCAATAAGACCTACAAGCGAAACTGCAATGTATCCTATGTTTTCCCTATGGGTAAGATCACACATTGACCTTCCAATCAAGCAATACCAAGTGGTAAACACATTCAGATATGAAACCAAGCATACAAGGCCTCTTATAAGAGTAAGGGAAATTACCACCTTTGCAGAAGCCCACACTGTTCACTCAAGCCCAGAAGAAGCGGCAGAACAGGTTGAAACTGGAATTGAAATATATAAAGAGCTCTTTGATGAAATGGGAATTGCATATCTCATCAGCAAGAGGCCTGTCTGGGACAAGTTCCCAGGTGCAGAATACACTATGGCATTTGATACAATCATGCCTGATGGAAAGACCTTGCAGATTGGAACAGTCCACAATTTAGGCCAGACCTTTGCAAAGACCTTTGAGATAACCTTTGAAAACAAGGAAGGAAACCATGAATACGCCTACCAGACCTGCTATGGAATCTCAGATAGGGTAATTGCAGCAGCAATTGCAGCTCACGGAGATGAAAAAGGGCTTATCCTACCTCCAAGAATCGCTCCAAAGCAAATAACAATCATTCCAATCATATTTAAGGATGGAGGAGAGGAAGTAATGGCTAAATGCCTTGAAATCAAGAAATCCTTAGAATCAAAAGGAATCAGAGTCCAAATGGACACAAGAGACATAAGGCCAGGTAAGAAATTCTTTGATTGGGAATTGAAAGGAACTCCTCTTAGATTCGAATTAGGTCCAAGAGACTTAAAGAACAATGTAGCTATCCTTGGCAGACGTGACACTGGTGAAAAGATAGAAATAAGCCTAGAAGATGATCTTCCATCAAAAGTAGAAGACTTATTAATGGAAATTGAAGAAAATCTAAAAGCAAAATCCTGGAAAGCACAGGAAGATAAACTAATCACTTTAGAAAGTCTTGACAATGTTGGAGAAATTGTAGATGAAGAAAAAGTGGTTAAATTCTACTGGTGCGGAGAAGAGGAATGTGGTAAGGAAATAGAAGAGGAAACAGAAGTTGACATTCTTGGAATCAATGAGGAAAACATAAAAACAGACAAGATATGTCCTCATTGCGGAAAGCCTGCAAAGCATGTTGCGCTTATGGCTAAAACTTACTAG